One Candidatus Tectomicrobia bacterium genomic window carries:
- a CDS encoding cyclic nucleotide-binding domain-containing protein, with protein sequence MSNFFKRLFNVRPDELHVFSGFFFFYFLIGLQFSIGLTVSEALFLAEVGPSFLPYMYILNAIAIILVSSVYSSFTERLSVSKMFAAVLIFFLALILGIRFLIGVDIRLLGMPVAYPLLHTLNVMFTNMVPNNFRAHYGLYLDVLQSKRLVPLILTGGRYGGIVGGLLVPILLPVLGNVANLLFVWAAAILGSIGLMTFIDTRLGHRRIEDDAPVRRRSGAKAGAAREGNISLMRTNPYVAAFALFSFLVVILRTFQDFQYSVVFREVFPDRQGLATFLAYFTAIGSTLALLIQTFVTPRLIRRLGLGTANLIYPFTTLVGLAAMAVSPSFFPALFMRFNNRNLQESIRNTINALLYNAVPTRIRGRLGAFVSGQVVAVGSIVSGLFLLAIKPSGFALFPLSPRGVAVISLVFGALYLAGGFMMRREYGAALRKMLEDRTLGLFRYAQEGFGAMDGESMALLLRNLREGDDEMCLFAAGMLAETDRIEALAAILDELSRRQGPVRAQLLRLLGASPGAKEDPVAREWLLKALREGDPQERIAAMDAIERLGFIEEALEQAQDILQDASPEVRVRAVQLLVRSDDLFWLASGLQTLHAMMETGSVTEQVAALQGITELGNPRFVRRLIPFLRSPHPEVREAAVKAIERLLPPGRADASQFEEVLHITLADSSPAVRRCAIRLLGSRGTRLDFQRLLAAITDPDALVRHEAVGCLKAMKRSRALSLEGGPFFAFLGRWLHPEANGGAQDLPAGDLVQELGTFSLDHLREVYEVISHLSAIEREGDLTDVFMLRKLLWDKVYDRQRLLLELLGVIGDEKTVDTVSMSLARGEASFRAIAVETLTAANAIGPARQIILLLEPLLAPGSTEDKVAEGRKHWNLGLPSMESVLRLYMGANEPWLRAVAADAAGRYVAPRWQRLPAQDREAWLALFRTLAYDEDPYVREATLAAMGRLGGGEGRALAEAARDDGDERVRLQARRLLLALNGDGTSHQGEEKMLSTIEKALFLKGVKLFERMTADQLRILSNISREIQVQGGDILFEKGDPCDYLYVIVDGQIEIVNDPGVTHEEILAVLGPSACFGEMALFGNQGRSAAARAAQDTSLLGIEKDPLLLLVQEHPSISIAIIEQLASIIRNQDQLRSSLARAEK encoded by the coding sequence ATGTCCAATTTTTTCAAGCGACTGTTCAATGTCCGGCCGGATGAGCTGCACGTATTCAGCGGCTTCTTTTTTTTCTATTTCCTGATCGGGCTCCAATTCTCCATCGGCTTGACGGTTTCGGAGGCCCTCTTCCTCGCCGAGGTGGGCCCCTCCTTCCTTCCATACATGTATATCCTCAACGCCATCGCCATCATCCTCGTCAGCAGCGTGTATTCTTCCTTCACGGAGCGCCTCTCGGTTTCCAAGATGTTCGCCGCCGTGCTGATTTTCTTCCTCGCGCTGATCCTCGGCATCCGTTTCCTCATCGGGGTGGACATCCGCCTGCTCGGGATGCCGGTCGCCTACCCCCTGCTCCACACCCTGAACGTCATGTTCACCAACATGGTCCCCAACAACTTCCGGGCCCATTACGGCCTCTACCTGGACGTCCTCCAGTCGAAGCGGCTCGTCCCCCTCATCCTCACCGGGGGACGCTACGGCGGAATCGTGGGCGGCCTCCTCGTCCCCATCCTGCTGCCGGTGCTGGGAAACGTGGCGAACCTCCTTTTCGTCTGGGCGGCCGCCATCCTGGGCAGCATCGGCCTGATGACGTTCATCGACACCCGCCTCGGCCACCGGAGGATCGAGGACGACGCCCCCGTCCGCCGCCGCAGCGGCGCCAAGGCCGGCGCGGCCCGCGAGGGCAACATCTCCCTCATGCGGACCAACCCCTACGTGGCCGCCTTCGCCCTATTCAGCTTCCTGGTCGTCATCCTCCGGACGTTCCAGGATTTCCAGTATTCGGTCGTTTTCCGGGAGGTCTTCCCGGATCGCCAGGGGCTCGCCACCTTCCTGGCTTACTTCACCGCCATCGGGAGCACCCTGGCCCTCCTCATCCAGACCTTCGTCACGCCCCGGCTCATCCGCCGCCTGGGGCTCGGCACTGCCAACCTCATCTACCCCTTCACCACCCTCGTCGGCCTGGCGGCGATGGCCGTTTCGCCCAGCTTCTTCCCCGCGCTGTTCATGCGGTTCAACAACCGGAACCTCCAGGAGTCCATCCGCAACACCATCAACGCCCTGCTGTACAACGCCGTCCCGACGCGCATCCGCGGGCGCCTGGGCGCCTTCGTGTCGGGACAGGTGGTGGCGGTGGGCAGCATCGTGAGCGGCCTCTTCCTCCTGGCCATCAAGCCCTCGGGCTTCGCCCTTTTCCCGTTGAGCCCGCGCGGCGTCGCTGTCATCTCCCTCGTTTTCGGCGCCCTTTACCTGGCGGGGGGCTTCATGATGCGGCGGGAATACGGCGCCGCCCTGCGGAAGATGCTCGAGGACCGCACTCTGGGCCTCTTCCGCTACGCCCAGGAAGGCTTCGGCGCCATGGACGGGGAGAGCATGGCCCTCCTCCTCCGGAATCTCCGGGAGGGAGACGACGAGATGTGCCTCTTCGCGGCGGGGATGCTCGCCGAGACGGACCGCATCGAGGCCCTGGCGGCCATCCTGGACGAGTTGTCCCGGCGCCAGGGACCCGTGCGCGCCCAGCTCCTGCGGCTCCTCGGAGCGTCGCCCGGGGCGAAGGAGGATCCGGTCGCCCGCGAGTGGCTGCTGAAGGCGCTCCGCGAGGGCGACCCCCAGGAGCGCATCGCCGCCATGGACGCCATCGAGCGGCTCGGCTTCATCGAGGAGGCCCTGGAGCAGGCGCAGGACATCCTGCAGGACGCCTCTCCCGAGGTGCGGGTGCGGGCGGTGCAGCTTCTGGTCCGCTCCGACGATTTGTTCTGGCTGGCCTCCGGCCTCCAGACCCTTCACGCCATGATGGAGACCGGCTCCGTCACCGAGCAGGTCGCCGCCCTCCAGGGAATCACCGAACTGGGCAACCCGCGCTTCGTCCGCCGTCTCATCCCCTTCCTCCGGAGCCCGCACCCAGAGGTCCGCGAGGCGGCTGTGAAGGCCATCGAACGCCTCCTCCCGCCGGGCCGGGCCGACGCGTCGCAGTTCGAGGAGGTGCTGCACATCACCCTCGCGGACTCCAGCCCGGCGGTCCGCCGCTGCGCCATCCGGCTGCTGGGCTCGCGGGGAACACGCCTGGACTTCCAGCGGCTCCTGGCCGCCATCACGGACCCGGACGCGCTCGTGCGGCACGAGGCGGTGGGCTGCCTCAAGGCCATGAAGCGCTCCCGGGCCCTCTCCCTGGAGGGAGGGCCGTTCTTCGCCTTCCTGGGGCGGTGGCTCCACCCGGAAGCCAACGGCGGCGCGCAGGACCTCCCGGCGGGAGACCTGGTCCAGGAATTGGGGACGTTCTCCCTCGATCACCTGCGCGAGGTGTACGAGGTCATCAGCCATCTGAGCGCCATCGAGCGGGAGGGGGATCTGACCGACGTCTTCATGCTGCGGAAGCTGCTCTGGGACAAGGTGTACGATCGCCAGCGCCTGCTGCTCGAGCTGCTGGGCGTCATCGGGGACGAGAAGACGGTGGACACGGTTTCGATGTCGCTGGCGCGGGGCGAGGCGTCCTTCCGCGCCATCGCCGTCGAGACCTTGACCGCGGCCAACGCCATCGGCCCGGCCCGGCAAATCATTCTCCTCCTGGAGCCGCTCCTGGCCCCCGGCAGCACCGAGGACAAGGTGGCCGAGGGGCGAAAGCACTGGAACCTGGGGCTGCCCTCCATGGAGTCGGTGCTCCGCCTCTACATGGGCGCGAACGAGCCCTGGCTCCGGGCCGTCGCGGCGGACGCGGCGGGCCGGTACGTCGCCCCCCGGTGGCAGCGCCTGCCGGCGCAGGACCGGGAGGCGTGGCTCGCCCTTTTCCGGACGCTGGCCTATGATGAGGACCCCTATGTGCGGGAGGCGACGCTGGCGGCGATGGGCCGTCTGGGCGGCGGCGAGGGCCGCGCCCTGGCGGAGGCCGCCCGCGACGACGGGGACGAGCGGGTCCGGCTCCAGGCCCGCCGGCTGCTTCTGGCACTGAACGGGGACGGGACTTCGCATCAAGGAGAGGAGAAAATGCTGTCCACCATCGAGAAAGCGCTCTTCCTCAAGGGGGTGAAGCTCTTCGAGAGGATGACGGCGGACCAGCTCCGCATCCTGAGCAACATCTCGCGCGAGATTCAGGTTCAGGGCGGGGACATCCTCTTTGAGAAGGGCGACCCCTGCGACTACCTCTACGTCATCGTCGATGGCCAGATCGAGATCGTGAACGACCCGGGCGTCACGCACGAGGAGATCCTGGCCGTCCTGGGTCCCTCCGCGTGCTTCGGCGAGATGGCACTGTTCGGCAACCAGGGACGCTCGGCCGCCGCCCGCGCGGCGCAGGACACTTCGCTCCTGGGCATCGAGAAGGACCCCTTGCTCCTGCTGGTCCAGGAGCACCCCTCCATTTCCATCGCCATCATCGAGCAGCTCGCCTCCATCATCCGCAACCAGGATCAGCTCCGCTCCTCCCTGGCCCGGGCCGAAAAATAA
- a CDS encoding DUF1611 domain-containing protein: MKMNIDHFATTVRGLFLAEHPLSREAREVSLAEALLAAGDVAVAEVTAAPDGCTVDRLEVIEPLAGSADAWQTREALLAPGQRVVVALGGRFANRSISGRAPDRPVPPGAELDLLNVGGVTGLCHEPDLPLVKLRILGGVDRGGRPAAVRDLICIPGGGVPVDEDATPGTPVVLVTGSDMDVGKTTCAASLAFALRAAGIRVSYVKLTGTGRMRDLMRVNYGRSSGFFDSARLAWDFVDAGLATTFEVPEDEARWSARLLLGHAAVHSEIVLAEVADSPCADGSVAAATDPWLLSWLRRRGLVICACDTLGSTLIVHWIRSHMGIEEENLLISGRVANDEDLRREASRMTGVSLVNCTSPSGLSALGGKTAGGALADWVLRHIMSRRRVIA, encoded by the coding sequence GTGAAGATGAACATCGATCACTTCGCCACCACGGTCCGAGGCCTTTTCCTCGCCGAGCACCCCCTTTCCCGGGAGGCGCGGGAAGTCTCCCTCGCCGAGGCCCTTCTGGCCGCGGGCGATGTGGCGGTGGCGGAAGTGACCGCCGCTCCGGACGGCTGCACGGTGGATCGCCTGGAAGTGATCGAGCCCCTCGCCGGCTCGGCCGATGCCTGGCAGACGCGGGAGGCGCTCCTCGCGCCGGGCCAACGGGTGGTGGTGGCCCTCGGCGGGCGCTTCGCGAACCGGAGCATCTCGGGCCGGGCCCCGGACCGCCCGGTACCACCCGGGGCGGAGCTCGACCTCCTCAACGTGGGGGGGGTGACGGGCCTGTGCCACGAGCCGGACCTGCCGCTGGTCAAGCTCCGGATCCTGGGCGGGGTGGACCGCGGCGGGCGCCCGGCCGCCGTCCGCGACCTCATTTGCATCCCGGGCGGGGGAGTTCCCGTGGACGAAGACGCGACGCCGGGCACCCCCGTCGTCCTCGTCACCGGCTCCGACATGGACGTGGGCAAGACCACCTGCGCCGCCTCCCTCGCCTTCGCCCTGCGGGCGGCGGGCATCCGCGTCAGCTACGTCAAGCTCACGGGCACGGGCCGGATGCGCGACCTCATGCGGGTGAACTACGGGCGCTCCAGCGGGTTCTTCGACTCGGCCCGCCTCGCATGGGATTTCGTGGACGCCGGGCTGGCCACCACCTTCGAGGTCCCCGAGGACGAGGCCCGCTGGTCGGCCCGCCTCCTGCTCGGCCACGCCGCCGTCCACAGCGAGATCGTGCTGGCCGAGGTGGCGGATTCCCCCTGCGCGGATGGCAGCGTCGCGGCCGCCACGGACCCCTGGCTGCTGAGCTGGCTGCGCCGGCGGGGCTTGGTCATTTGCGCCTGCGACACGCTGGGATCGACGCTCATCGTGCATTGGATCCGAAGCCACATGGGAATCGAGGAGGAGAACCTGCTCATCTCCGGGCGCGTGGCGAACGACGAGGACCTTCGCCGCGAGGCGTCCCGGATGACGGGCGTCAGCCTGGTGAACTGCACCTCTCCGAGCGGGCTTTCCGCCTTGGGGGGAAAAACGGCGGGCGGCGCCCTGGCCGATTGGGTGCTGCGCCACATCATGTCGCGCCGCCGCGTGATCGCCTGA
- a CDS encoding ATP-grasp domain-containing protein, translating to MPSFALDSFARRLAAAAPSSARFGFQGLRAADSIAVEECLPLEFLIACDWGLDGPGWDGRLRYFSVERGGGRRIVWTHASLVQAYDGPLGQEMRAFLRRDDLPRFVVPYRSTEFLARLAGESGGRLSILANPLALKARFDDKVAFREEAARRGLRVPPGEIVEAEGLEAELLKRWGAPMVVTERVGSSGNQTHLIEDAGALRRLREDLTVKLGPGVLVVASAFLPGPAVGATGIVYGGRTWMSHPSVMVTGLAGCAMHRFDYAGSDYGAYLRLPRRAREQIEISTLRIGEWAAASGYKGIFGVDFIVHEGEAYALELNPRMLGTTQLLTELERRENEAPPSVFWHLAGFLGLDAREEAERWLLPLSRPRLEGFQLLLRNTGSSPQRVGASLRPGIYGNLEASPRFLREGVRISELKEPSEVFLTCSPPAEGTVVEPRGVYFKLEGLGTLYDEEVGSIAPWVPRAVESFTRGLAVSELH from the coding sequence TTGCCGTCCTTCGCCCTTGACAGCTTCGCGCGCCGCCTCGCGGCCGCCGCCCCCTCCTCCGCCCGCTTTGGCTTCCAGGGCCTGAGGGCCGCCGACTCGATCGCGGTCGAGGAATGCCTCCCCCTCGAGTTCCTCATCGCCTGCGACTGGGGGCTCGACGGCCCCGGCTGGGACGGCCGGCTCCGCTACTTCTCCGTCGAGCGCGGGGGCGGGCGGCGCATCGTCTGGACCCACGCCTCCCTGGTCCAGGCCTACGACGGCCCCCTGGGCCAGGAGATGCGGGCCTTCCTCCGGCGGGACGACCTCCCCCGCTTCGTCGTCCCCTACCGCTCGACGGAATTCCTGGCCCGGCTGGCCGGAGAAAGCGGCGGCCGCCTCTCGATTCTCGCCAACCCGCTGGCCCTCAAGGCCCGCTTCGACGACAAGGTCGCCTTCCGGGAGGAGGCCGCCCGGCGGGGGCTGCGAGTGCCCCCGGGGGAGATCGTCGAGGCGGAGGGCCTGGAGGCGGAGCTCCTCAAGCGGTGGGGCGCTCCCATGGTGGTCACCGAGCGCGTCGGCTCCTCGGGGAATCAGACCCACCTGATCGAGGATGCTGGGGCGCTGAGACGCCTCCGCGAAGACCTTACCGTCAAGCTGGGCCCCGGAGTGCTCGTCGTGGCGAGTGCTTTCCTTCCCGGGCCGGCGGTGGGCGCGACGGGGATTGTTTATGGAGGAAGGACGTGGATGTCCCATCCTTCGGTCATGGTGACCGGCCTCGCCGGCTGCGCCATGCACCGCTTCGACTACGCCGGGAGCGATTACGGCGCCTACCTCCGCCTTCCCCGGCGGGCCCGGGAGCAGATTGAGATCTCCACCCTCCGGATCGGGGAGTGGGCGGCCGCCTCGGGCTATAAAGGGATTTTCGGAGTCGATTTCATCGTCCATGAGGGGGAAGCCTACGCCCTGGAGCTCAACCCCCGGATGCTGGGTACGACCCAGCTCCTGACCGAGCTGGAGCGGAGGGAGAACGAGGCGCCTCCCTCGGTTTTTTGGCATTTGGCCGGATTTCTGGGGCTGGACGCCCGGGAGGAAGCGGAGCGCTGGCTTCTCCCCCTGTCCCGCCCCCGCCTGGAGGGTTTCCAGCTTCTCCTGCGGAACACGGGGAGCTCGCCCCAGAGGGTCGGGGCGTCGTTAAGGCCCGGAATTTATGGTAATCTAGAGGCTTCTCCGCGCTTCCTGAGGGAAGGGGTCCGAATTTCGGAGCTTAAGGAGCCGTCGGAGGTCTTTTTGACGTGCTCCCCGCCCGCGGAGGGCACGGTGGTGGAGCCCCGCGGGGTTTATTTCAAGCTGGAGGGGCTGGGGACCCTGTACGATGAGGAGGTGGGGAGCATCGCCCCCTGGGTCCCGAGGGCGGTCGAGAGCTTCACCCGGGGGCTGGCCGTCTCGGAGTTGCATTAA
- a CDS encoding ABC transporter permease → MVRQEALALPDEESAPAFSARMGLARSLRRYKTAFLGLIFLGVLLLMALTAPLIAPHDPHKIDVAKRLWPAYWTPGGIRAHPLGTDSLGRDILSRLIYGARVSIMVGVVSVAISGVVGITLGLVAGFFGGKLDDFIMGLAEIQLAFPFILLAITVMAVVGPGLFNVITVLGISRWVAYGRVVRGQVLTVREKEFVEAARALGYPLHRVLFFQILPNITSPLIVIATFAVAGNIISESSLSFLGLGVPTSTVTWGSMLAEGREYLRVAWWLAAFPGLAIMLTVLSINLIGDWLRDYFDPRLRDQP, encoded by the coding sequence ATGGTTCGGCAGGAAGCCCTTGCACTGCCAGACGAAGAGTCCGCTCCGGCTTTTTCCGCCCGGATGGGCCTGGCACGGAGCCTCAGGCGCTATAAAACGGCCTTCCTGGGATTGATATTCCTCGGTGTCCTCCTGCTGATGGCCCTGACCGCGCCGCTCATCGCTCCCCATGACCCCCACAAGATCGACGTGGCCAAGCGCCTTTGGCCCGCCTACTGGACGCCCGGCGGCATCCGGGCCCACCCCCTCGGGACGGACTCCCTGGGGCGCGACATCCTGAGCCGCCTGATCTACGGCGCCCGGGTCTCGATCATGGTGGGCGTCGTCTCGGTGGCCATCTCCGGCGTGGTGGGGATCACCCTGGGGCTCGTCGCCGGCTTCTTCGGGGGAAAACTGGACGATTTCATCATGGGGCTGGCCGAGATCCAGCTCGCCTTCCCCTTCATCCTCCTGGCGATCACCGTGATGGCCGTCGTGGGACCGGGCCTCTTCAACGTGATCACCGTGCTGGGCATCAGCCGCTGGGTGGCGTACGGCCGGGTGGTGCGCGGGCAGGTGCTCACCGTGCGGGAGAAGGAATTCGTCGAGGCCGCCCGGGCCCTGGGATACCCGCTGCACCGGGTGCTTTTCTTCCAGATCCTGCCGAACATCACCTCGCCGCTCATCGTGATCGCCACCTTCGCGGTGGCGGGGAACATCATTTCGGAGTCCTCGCTGAGCTTCCTGGGCCTGGGCGTGCCCACCTCCACCGTGACGTGGGGGAGCATGCTGGCCGAGGGCCGGGAATATCTCCGGGTGGCCTGGTGGCTGGCCGCTTTCCCGGGCCTGGCCATCATGCTCACCGTGCTCAGCATCAATCTCATCGGGGACTGGCTCCGGGATTACTTCGATCCTCGGCTGCGCGATCAGCCTTAG
- a CDS encoding ABC transporter substrate-binding protein, giving the protein MRRRFTDAALVLLLAAPFLAGCGKQEGERPFTVLVPVEANTLDPHFATSTIEWTILMNVMEPLIARSDGMREAPALAESWEVDGTKKVWTFRLRKGVKFQNGESFDARAVKYTFERMRDRSLRARTTVPNRIALDKVEEVDAHTVRIHTKTPIAIVPAWLVNAFILPPKYYSSTPPKEVLGKPMGTGPYRMTEWVKDSFIRMEAHEGWWGGKPRIRTVVWRPVPEASARVAELESGGADLITAISADQANLIARRKEGFQTFSIQGGRRVYIGIRTDWDAFGDARVRQAMNYAVNFELVAKQFLLGHGSRMATVVCPPNGNPQVKPYPYDPAKARALLAAAGLKDSDGDGILESNGRPLRLKLDVPVARYLQGMEIAEAAAADLRAVGIHVEVQPLEWSVFLSNRRKKALSPLYLHGFSSAFNAETDLGALRPALFANMTGWKNAEFVEGFNRLRQTFDEEERKRISDRLQELVHKEAPWIFLWNQYDFFAGSSRVEWKPRPDERIYLPAVSVKEKPAK; this is encoded by the coding sequence ATGCGTAGGAGATTCACGGACGCCGCGCTGGTCCTCCTCCTGGCCGCCCCTTTCCTCGCGGGGTGCGGCAAGCAGGAGGGGGAGAGGCCCTTCACCGTCCTTGTGCCGGTCGAGGCCAACACCCTGGACCCTCATTTCGCCACGTCCACCATCGAATGGACTATTCTGATGAACGTGATGGAGCCCCTCATCGCCCGCTCGGACGGCATGCGGGAGGCCCCGGCCCTCGCGGAGAGCTGGGAGGTGGACGGCACGAAAAAAGTGTGGACCTTCCGCCTGCGGAAGGGGGTCAAGTTCCAGAATGGGGAGTCGTTCGATGCCCGCGCGGTCAAGTATACCTTCGAGCGGATGCGGGACAGGAGCCTCCGCGCCCGGACCACGGTGCCGAACCGCATCGCCCTCGACAAGGTGGAGGAGGTGGACGCGCACACCGTCCGGATTCACACCAAGACCCCGATCGCCATCGTCCCGGCCTGGCTGGTCAACGCATTCATCCTCCCTCCCAAGTACTATTCCTCCACGCCTCCCAAGGAGGTCCTCGGCAAGCCGATGGGGACGGGGCCCTACAGGATGACCGAGTGGGTGAAGGACAGCTTCATCCGCATGGAGGCCCATGAGGGATGGTGGGGCGGCAAGCCCCGGATTCGCACCGTCGTGTGGCGGCCCGTGCCGGAGGCCTCGGCCCGGGTGGCGGAGCTCGAATCCGGGGGAGCCGATCTCATCACCGCCATCAGCGCCGACCAGGCGAACCTCATCGCCCGGCGCAAGGAGGGCTTCCAGACGTTCAGCATCCAGGGCGGCCGCCGGGTCTACATCGGCATCCGGACGGACTGGGACGCCTTCGGCGACGCGCGGGTGCGCCAGGCGATGAACTACGCCGTGAACTTCGAGCTCGTCGCCAAGCAGTTCCTTCTCGGCCACGGCAGCCGGATGGCGACCGTGGTGTGCCCCCCTAACGGGAACCCCCAAGTGAAGCCTTATCCCTACGATCCCGCGAAGGCGAGGGCCCTCCTCGCCGCGGCCGGCCTCAAGGACTCGGACGGCGACGGGATACTGGAGTCGAACGGGCGCCCCCTGCGGCTCAAGCTGGACGTCCCGGTCGCGCGCTATCTTCAGGGAATGGAGATCGCCGAGGCCGCCGCCGCCGATCTGCGGGCCGTCGGCATCCACGTGGAGGTCCAGCCGCTGGAGTGGTCGGTCTTCCTGTCGAACCGCCGGAAGAAGGCCCTCTCGCCCCTTTACCTGCACGGTTTCAGCTCCGCCTTCAACGCGGAGACGGACCTCGGAGCGCTCCGCCCCGCGCTCTTCGCCAACATGACGGGATGGAAGAACGCCGAATTCGTCGAGGGCTTCAACAGGCTGCGGCAGACGTTCGACGAAGAGGAGCGCAAGCGCATCAGCGACCGCCTCCAGGAGCTGGTCCACAAGGAAGCCCCCTGGATCTTCCTGTGGAACCAGTACGACTTCTTCGCCGGAAGCTCCCGCGTCGAGTGGAAGCCCCGCCCCGACGAGCGGATCTACCTCCCGGCCGTCTCCGTGAAGGAAAAGCCGGCCAAATAG
- a CDS encoding ABC transporter permease, whose translation MGAYLVRRAIRAVLVVVGVSFISFAVLFMSGDPTDVLVGEDWTREEVRRLRHEMGLDKPWVVQYLLYASRAVRGNFGESLRYRRPAFDLIKERLPATLELALVALLLSIVLALPVGVLSAVKRGSVYDQFGMLFALVGQAMPVFWLGLMLILIFGVDLGWLPVSGRGTLAHLVLPAAALSTYSIARNTRVIRSSMLDVLMNDYITTARAKGLAEWTVIHLHGLRNAMIPVVTIIGLEFGHLLGGAVIVETIFAWPGIGRLMIQAVYAKDFPLVQASVTITALIFVSLNFIVDLLYSVLDPRVRLA comes from the coding sequence GTGGGCGCTTATCTCGTACGAAGGGCCATCCGCGCCGTCCTGGTCGTCGTCGGCGTGAGCTTCATCTCTTTCGCCGTCCTGTTCATGTCGGGGGATCCGACCGACGTCCTGGTGGGGGAGGATTGGACGCGCGAGGAGGTCCGGCGGCTGCGCCATGAAATGGGCCTCGACAAGCCTTGGGTCGTCCAGTATCTGCTCTACGCGAGCCGGGCCGTGCGCGGGAATTTCGGCGAGAGCCTGCGCTACCGGCGCCCCGCCTTCGACCTCATCAAGGAGCGCCTGCCGGCCACCCTGGAGCTGGCCCTCGTCGCCCTCCTTCTCTCCATCGTCCTCGCCCTCCCGGTGGGCGTCCTGAGCGCCGTGAAGCGGGGCTCCGTCTACGACCAGTTCGGCATGCTGTTCGCCCTGGTGGGCCAGGCCATGCCGGTCTTCTGGCTGGGGCTCATGCTCATCCTGATCTTCGGCGTCGATCTGGGATGGCTGCCCGTGAGCGGGCGCGGCACCTTGGCTCATCTCGTGCTGCCGGCGGCGGCGCTCTCGACCTACTCGATCGCGCGCAACACCCGCGTTATCCGAAGCTCCATGCTCGACGTGCTCATGAACGACTACATCACCACCGCCCGTGCCAAGGGCTTGGCCGAATGGACGGTCATCCACCTGCACGGGCTCCGGAACGCCATGATCCCGGTCGTGACCATCATCGGGCTCGAGTTCGGCCACCTGCTGGGCGGCGCCGTGATTGTCGAGACGATCTTCGCCTGGCCGGGCATCGGCCGGCTCATGATCCAGGCCGTCTACGCCAAGGATTTTCCGCTCGTGCAGGCGTCCGTCACCATCACGGCGCTCATCTTCGTCTCCCTGAACTTCATCGTGGACCTCCTCTACTCCGTCCTCGACCCCCGCGTCCGGCTGGCATGA
- a CDS encoding histone deacetylase codes for MSRTAYYWDEASLRHDTGDFIEGIPRAEVLRPEALAGRVPGLDRRPARPHGAEEWVLRVHERRHLERVRQACAQGPGLVDNPDTPVGGPGSFAAALAAVDAALSAADAVAAGEADNAFCAVRPPGHHALPDYSMGFCLFATISIAARYLQERHGLRRLAIVDWDVHHGNGTQAVFWRDPDVFFASLHQYPFYPGTGAAHERGEGPGEGTILNIPLPAGTPEEVFLARFEAEVLPAVENHAPEAILISAGFDAHRSDPLGGLRMTEAGFARMTRQIKALAARRCAGRLVSLLEGGYNLGALQASAAAHLQALAE; via the coding sequence ATGAGCCGCACCGCCTACTACTGGGACGAGGCCTCGCTCCGGCACGACACCGGCGACTTCATCGAGGGCATCCCGCGCGCGGAGGTCCTCCGCCCGGAGGCCCTCGCGGGGCGGGTCCCGGGGCTGGACCGCCGTCCAGCGCGCCCCCACGGGGCAGAGGAGTGGGTGCTCCGGGTGCACGAGCGCCGCCACCTGGAGCGCGTCCGTCAGGCCTGCGCCCAGGGCCCGGGTCTCGTGGACAACCCGGACACCCCCGTCGGCGGCCCCGGGAGCTTCGCCGCCGCCCTCGCCGCCGTTGACGCCGCCCTGAGCGCCGCCGATGCAGTGGCGGCCGGGGAGGCGGACAACGCCTTCTGCGCCGTCCGGCCGCCCGGCCATCATGCCCTGCCGGACTACTCGATGGGCTTCTGCCTCTTCGCCACCATCTCCATCGCGGCGCGCTACCTCCAGGAGCGGCACGGCCTGCGCCGCCTCGCCATCGTGGACTGGGACGTCCACCACGGGAACGGCACCCAGGCCGTCTTCTGGCGCGATCCGGACGTCTTCTTCGCCTCCCTCCATCAATATCCCTTCTATCCCGGCACCGGGGCGGCCCATGAGCGGGGGGAGGGCCCGGGGGAGGGGACCATCCTGAACATTCCCCTTCCGGCGGGGACGCCGGAGGAGGTTTTTCTCGCCCGGTTCGAGGCGGAGGTCCTCCCCGCCGTGGAGAACCACGCCCCGGAGGCCATCCTGATCTCGGCCGGCTTCGACGCCCACCGCTCGGACCCCCTAGGGGGCCTCCGCATGACCGAGGCCGGCTTCGCCCGGATGACCCGGCAGATCAAGGCGCTCGCCGCGAGGCGCTGTGCCGGGCGCCTCGTGAGCCTCCTGGAGGGTGGCTACAACCTCGGCGCCCTCCAGGCCTCCGCGGCGGCCCACCTGCAAGCGCTGGCCGAATAA